The Spirulina subsalsa PCC 9445 region GGAACGGATACAAGAACGAATCCGGGCTGAACAAGAACGAATCCGGGCTGAACAGGAACGAATCCGGGCTGAACAGGAACGAATCCGGGCTGAACAGGAACGAATCCGGGCTGAACGGGAGCAGTTACGGGCTGAAGACGCCGAACGGGAATTAGAGCAACTCCGTAATCTCTTGCGAGAACGGGGAATTAACCCCGATGATTGACGAAAATAACAACGGGATGCCCGTAAGCCCTCGTCTTTCAAGCGAGGGTTAGACTGTACAAAAACAATCCCGTAATTGTCGCCAAGCTAGACGACGATATACCAAAAAGCATTGAAGAGTAAGCAGACAGCGACAAGGCTTCTTCTTGAAGTGATTTGTGAACTCACGAGTGTCAGGGATTAGCAGAAGATGCCCCCACCTCGCCCTAGGCAGGTGGGGAGAGCTTGATTAAGAATTGATAGTTGATAATTCGTTTCCCTACGGATCACGATAAAAGCGTTAAACCTCAGTTGGCTTAACCTCCGGTAAACTGGTTTCCAACTTCAAACAATTGCGACCATTCACTTGTAGGCGGTATTCCACCTTATCCATTAAACGGTTCATAATGAGCCAGCCATACCCCCCCTCCTGCTTATCATCAGGATTCGGTGGTAAATAAGTGGACAGGTCAAAACCATTGCCATGATCCCAAATTTCCAGGGCCACATCTCGCTCATCTAGCTCTAAGCGTAGTAATACCGGGAGATCCGGCTTGTCTCGATGGGCATGACGCACGACGTTGGAATAAGCCTCCACCAAGGCTAATCGTAAACGATTAGACTGGCGTGGCCACTCCACGGAGTCGCCGAGTTCAATTTGTAGACAGTCAAGCAACCAACGCTCAACTACGGCTAAAAACTTGAGATCACTTGGTACATTTAGCTCTGTTTTCATGCAGCTACAGAACCTCCAGAAATAGAATCGTTTGGTCGTCTTCTTGAACTTGATTGGTACATTCGCGAAAACGATTAAGTAAACTATCGAGATTAAATGTCTGAGGTTCTTGGAGAATTAACTGCCAAAGTCCCTCCTGACCCAGCATTGGATTGTGTGAACTATTCGAGTTCCCAGAATCAGTCCCCTGACTTGAGGGGGGAATTATAGTCGCTTCTGTAATTCCATCACTGGTGAGCAGAAAAATATCGCCTGAATTTAATGTCATTTCTCCCGCTTTTGCTTTCCAAATCGGTAAGATGCCCACTGGAACCCCCCGCACGGTCAGATACTCCGGTTGGACGGTTTCGTTGACCGTTACCTGATCTATCGTACTCT contains the following coding sequences:
- a CDS encoding ATP-binding protein yields the protein MKTELNVPSDLKFLAVVERWLLDCLQIELGDSVEWPRQSNRLRLALVEAYSNVVRHAHRDKPDLPVLLRLELDERDVALEIWDHGNGFDLSTYLPPNPDDKQEGGYGWLIMNRLMDKVEYRLQVNGRNCLKLETSLPEVKPTEV